The following are encoded together in the Synergistaceae bacterium genome:
- a CDS encoding permease-like cell division protein FtsX, with amino-acid sequence MAAVRYACRDGIRLVVRHWGMSLLTIFTAMSVFYVIGASTLLVLNVRNIVGMMENQLSIQAYLKPGVDIEAVAKKIRVIPDVKDTKIITKEMALERLRARIGNQADAVTLLGENPLPSSVEVRVNRASNVAETARMLVAVPEVDDIVYAGRVAEKLTNVSNFVERFSIIMLIIAIAASGIVLFNTIRISVYSREEEIRVMMMVGATSTYVTLPFVIQGFILGFAGALLASLLLGGTYYSAIIRLKDMLPFLPFLESPKLIGKLGFMLICCGAAISLIASLLAVENFIRKASRSL; translated from the coding sequence ATGGCAGCTGTTAGATATGCATGCAGGGACGGGATCAGGCTTGTAGTCCGTCATTGGGGAATGAGCTTACTCACGATATTCACGGCAATGTCTGTTTTCTATGTCATCGGTGCGAGCACCCTTCTTGTGCTGAATGTAAGAAATATAGTTGGGATGATGGAAAATCAGCTATCTATACAGGCGTACTTAAAACCAGGCGTTGATATAGAAGCAGTCGCAAAAAAGATACGCGTCATACCGGATGTTAAAGATACAAAAATTATTACGAAAGAGATGGCTCTTGAAAGGCTTCGCGCAAGGATAGGCAATCAGGCTGACGCGGTCACGCTGCTTGGTGAAAACCCTCTTCCTTCAAGCGTCGAGGTGCGTGTCAACAGGGCCTCAAATGTTGCAGAGACCGCAAGGATGCTGGTCGCTGTACCTGAAGTTGATGACATCGTCTATGCCGGACGCGTTGCGGAAAAACTTACAAACGTATCCAACTTCGTTGAAAGATTTTCCATAATCATGCTTATTATTGCCATAGCCGCAAGCGGTATAGTTTTGTTCAACACAATAAGAATATCGGTCTATTCAAGAGAAGAGGAGATCAGAGTTATGATGATGGTCGGTGCGACGTCGACCTACGTAACGCTTCCCTTTGTGATCCAGGGATTCATCCTCGGATTTGCCGGAGCGCTGCTTGCATCATTGCTGCTCGGCGGCACTTATTACTCTGCGATAATAAGACTGAAAGACATGCTGCCCTTCCTTCCATTTCTTGAATCACCGAAACTGATAGGTAAGCTTGGGTTCATGCTCATCTGCTGCGGCGCTGCGATCAGCCTTATAGCAAGCCTGCTTGCAGTTGAGAATTTTATAAGAAAAGCATCTAGGTCTCTCTAG
- a CDS encoding transketolase: MNNKTQTTSVWDVFCDYIEKYAQRHDDFMLVVPDTGFDIGILGKLPKEKIFFAASEADAILNAAGFALNGKKPWITGNCSRLVARCYGQIREALAIPSLNVRIAAADGGLSKGQEGVASLIIEDLALMRAMPNMNIFVPSDIGSVYGIAKASETVDGPVYLRLGMTSILQPRYDPDDLYYAGGARLLREGTGVTICACGIMVSNAIAAAEILEQQGISAEVIDCYSLKPFPEQIVLASVRRTGCCVAAEEHCCIGGLGGALAECLCSTYPVPVRFVGIEDQFVNSGTPEELREYYGLTWKEIVNAAAQVWALRRR, from the coding sequence ATGAATAATAAGACGCAAACAACCAGCGTATGGGATGTTTTCTGCGATTATATTGAGAAATATGCTCAGAGGCATGATGACTTTATGCTGGTTGTGCCGGATACAGGCTTTGATATCGGCATCCTGGGAAAACTGCCTAAGGAAAAAATATTTTTTGCGGCGTCTGAGGCCGATGCTATACTCAATGCTGCCGGCTTTGCGCTCAACGGCAAGAAACCATGGATCACAGGCAACTGTTCCAGACTTGTCGCCAGATGTTATGGACAGATACGCGAGGCGCTTGCGATACCCTCGCTTAATGTGAGGATCGCGGCTGCCGACGGGGGTCTTTCAAAGGGCCAGGAAGGTGTGGCCTCTCTTATCATAGAGGACCTGGCCCTAATGCGCGCAATGCCGAATATGAATATTTTTGTTCCATCGGACATAGGATCAGTCTATGGAATTGCCAAAGCCTCTGAGACGGTAGACGGACCTGTTTATCTCAGACTTGGCATGACCTCTATTTTGCAGCCCCGATATGATCCGGATGACTTATACTATGCCGGAGGTGCGCGTTTACTGAGAGAGGGCACAGGCGTCACTATCTGTGCATGTGGTATCATGGTCAGTAATGCTATTGCTGCTGCTGAGATACTCGAGCAGCAGGGCATAAGTGCGGAAGTCATAGATTGTTATAGTCTGAAGCCTTTCCCTGAGCAGATCGTGCTGGCCTCGGTGAGAAGGACAGGTTGTTGTGTTGCGGCAGAGGAGCATTGCTGCATAGGCGGGCTTGGCGGAGCGCTGGCGGAATGCCTTTGCAGCACATATCCCGTGCCTGTGCGCTTTGTAGGGATAGAAGATCAGTTTGTGAACAGCGGTACTCCTGAGGAGCTCCGCGAATACTACGGACTTACATGGAAAGAAATCGTCAATGCGGCAGCCCAGGTATGGGCGCTCCGCAGGAGGTAG
- a CDS encoding ATP-binding cassette domain-containing protein, giving the protein MDIKFSGVTKIFQPDIVALEDIYLQVNSGEFVYLVGETGSGKTTLMRCISREVVPTRGQISVGGNLLRKIGRFDLALFRRDIGVVFQDFMLLPNLTAFENVAFVLEVMGLPPKDISDRVSEVLKTVGIWRRRNLYPPQMSGGEQQRLAIARAIVNEPSLILADEPTGNVDSHTADEIMQLFLEINAAGTTVIMATHNQILVNTYRHRVVEIHRGRIVRDEAQRRYELDGSC; this is encoded by the coding sequence ATGGATATAAAATTTTCTGGTGTCACCAAAATATTTCAGCCTGACATAGTTGCGCTTGAAGACATATATCTTCAGGTGAACAGCGGTGAGTTCGTATACCTTGTGGGAGAGACAGGGTCCGGCAAGACGACTCTTATGCGCTGCATCTCCCGCGAGGTCGTCCCCACGAGGGGGCAGATAAGCGTAGGAGGCAACCTTCTGAGGAAAATCGGCAGATTTGATCTTGCTCTGTTCAGAAGAGATATCGGCGTAGTGTTCCAGGACTTCATGCTTCTGCCCAACCTCACTGCATTTGAAAACGTAGCGTTTGTTCTTGAGGTAATGGGACTTCCGCCCAAAGATATATCAGATAGGGTATCCGAAGTATTGAAGACCGTAGGTATATGGCGCAGACGCAACCTATATCCGCCGCAGATGTCCGGAGGGGAACAGCAGCGTCTTGCAATAGCGAGGGCGATCGTCAACGAGCCCTCACTCATCCTGGCCGACGAACCGACAGGCAACGTCGACAGCCACACCGCAGACGAAATAATGCAGCTTTTTCTTGAAATAAATGCGGCAGGGACAACTGTTATCATGGCAACTCACAATCAGATCCTTGTCAACACCTATCGCCACCGGGTCGTTGAGATCCACCGCGGCAGAATAGTGCGCGACGAGGCCCAGAGGAGGTATGAGCTCGATGGCAGCTGTTAG
- a CDS encoding peptidoglycan DD-metalloendopeptidase family protein gives MALFKKKLFKLFIISTVAAVLPYATGASVFAATSAADLDSQIKKQEQEYQKIQKRISLTNKKIKETSKKERDVSSQIEELSQKITVTQQKVNVVTLHIKKVQRNIVKLSNEIADTNKGIREAQELLGKRLVSIYKYGGVTEFTLLLSSQGAEDALSNTYLLGRIAEQDQALINDLTAQKKKLSETQQELKEQQARLQSRGKELKQQHTELRSASDERNLLLSKVRRDKALYMAEQEELLRASKELQSTVKRLLAEKRRLNQARNPGKKETVYYRGGRLAWPVHGNITSSFGTRIHPVFKTKITHTGIDISAPKGAPVRAADAGEILYTGWMRGYGQVVIIDHGGNLTTVYAHLSGIDCVEDAKVQRGTVIGRVGSTGIATGNHLHFEVRANGDAVNPMRYLQ, from the coding sequence ATGGCCTTATTTAAAAAAAAGCTGTTTAAACTGTTTATTATTTCTACAGTCGCCGCTGTTTTGCCGTATGCAACAGGAGCATCTGTGTTTGCCGCCACAAGCGCAGCTGATCTTGACAGCCAGATAAAAAAGCAGGAACAGGAGTATCAGAAGATACAGAAGCGTATATCTTTGACTAATAAAAAAATTAAAGAGACATCTAAAAAAGAAAGGGACGTATCTTCGCAGATAGAGGAACTGAGTCAGAAAATAACCGTAACGCAGCAGAAGGTCAATGTTGTGACGCTGCACATAAAAAAGGTGCAGCGAAATATAGTAAAACTTTCAAACGAAATAGCCGATACGAATAAAGGGATAAGAGAGGCGCAGGAACTTCTGGGCAAAAGGCTCGTTTCTATATACAAATACGGCGGGGTGACAGAGTTCACCCTCCTGCTCTCCTCCCAGGGTGCAGAGGATGCGCTTTCCAACACATATCTTCTTGGCAGGATCGCGGAACAGGATCAGGCATTGATAAACGACCTTACTGCACAGAAAAAAAAGTTAAGCGAAACTCAGCAGGAGCTCAAAGAGCAGCAGGCAAGGCTCCAATCCCGAGGGAAGGAACTTAAGCAGCAGCACACAGAACTCAGGAGCGCGTCCGACGAGCGTAATCTGCTGCTCTCTAAAGTACGCAGGGACAAGGCGCTGTACATGGCGGAACAGGAAGAGCTGCTGAGAGCATCAAAAGAGCTTCAGTCAACAGTCAAACGCCTGCTTGCAGAAAAAAGAAGGCTGAATCAGGCGAGGAACCCAGGCAAAAAAGAGACAGTCTACTATCGGGGCGGACGTCTGGCATGGCCTGTTCATGGAAATATCACCAGCTCCTTCGGTACAAGGATACATCCGGTCTTTAAGACGAAGATCACCCACACCGGGATCGACATAAGTGCGCCTAAGGGTGCGCCCGTCCGTGCGGCCGATGCCGGTGAAATCCTTTATACCGGCTGGATGCGCGGCTATGGACAGGTCGTAATAATCGACCACGGAGGAAACCTTACCACGGTTTACGCGCACCTTTCCGGTATAGACTGTGTTGAAGATGCAAAGGTACAAAGGGGTACAGTCATAGGCCGTGTCGGTTCGACAGGGATCGCGACGGGCAACCATCTTCATTTTGAGGTCAGAGCCAACGGTGATGCAGTTAATCCGATGCGTTACCTGCAGTAA
- a CDS encoding adenylosuccinate synthase: protein MTGSENNIVIGMQWGNEGKGRMLDFLAGRSGVIIRFQGCSNGGRSITAGGERFRVNYLPSGINNDGKKCLICCNVVLDLEKISAEISLLKEAGVLKAELVISPECHLILDYHKKLDVLEGRILGHGNNRTMQELGLGPCCADKFRRLGIRAGDLFSPDVLRKKIEHNLTIKNEYFSKIYGEKELEPSVLLGKCLENGEKLKPYIGDPTAIVETAFAKNLGILFEGSDGTMNDIDRGIYPYIMPASTISASAFIGTGIRNSAPMHVIGVAKSYCTRTDSGPFITEETGSVAPFIRNRGGEFAGITGEPRRIGWLDLPALKYALRENGVHTLSMTKLDVLTGIDELKICTSYIVDGKERKSFDLSIDEMYRAEPVYRSMPGWKVDLVGCSELKALPQQARAYIKFIEDYTGIPVIWIGVGAQWGNALLRRN from the coding sequence ATGACCGGTTCTGAGAACAACATAGTCATAGGTATGCAGTGGGGCAATGAAGGTAAGGGGCGCATGCTGGATTTCCTTGCCGGCCGTTCCGGAGTAATAATACGCTTTCAGGGCTGTTCCAATGGCGGCCGAAGCATAACAGCAGGCGGAGAACGATTCAGAGTCAACTATCTTCCAAGCGGAATAAACAATGACGGGAAGAAATGCCTTATATGCTGTAATGTTGTCCTTGACCTTGAAAAAATATCCGCAGAAATATCCCTGCTTAAAGAAGCCGGGGTGCTTAAAGCGGAGCTAGTCATCAGCCCTGAGTGCCATCTTATACTGGACTACCATAAAAAACTGGATGTCCTGGAGGGCCGCATACTTGGGCACGGGAACAACAGGACAATGCAGGAATTAGGTCTTGGACCATGCTGCGCAGACAAATTCCGGCGTCTGGGAATAAGGGCGGGAGATCTTTTCTCGCCTGATGTGCTGCGTAAAAAGATCGAGCATAACCTGACTATCAAAAATGAATACTTCTCCAAAATATACGGGGAAAAAGAGCTTGAACCGTCGGTGCTCCTGGGGAAATGCCTGGAAAATGGAGAAAAACTTAAGCCATATATTGGAGACCCGACGGCGATAGTTGAGACAGCATTCGCAAAAAACCTTGGGATACTCTTTGAGGGCAGCGATGGTACCATGAACGACATAGACAGGGGGATATACCCCTACATAATGCCGGCATCGACTATTTCTGCATCGGCCTTTATAGGGACAGGTATCAGGAATAGTGCGCCGATGCATGTGATAGGAGTTGCAAAATCATACTGTACCAGAACGGACAGCGGCCCGTTTATAACGGAAGAAACAGGTTCTGTGGCGCCGTTCATAAGAAACAGGGGCGGTGAATTCGCCGGCATAACAGGCGAACCAAGGCGCATAGGATGGCTTGACCTTCCCGCGCTTAAATATGCACTGCGGGAAAACGGGGTCCATACCCTTTCAATGACGAAACTGGACGTGCTTACCGGCATTGACGAACTTAAAATATGCACATCGTACATAGTTGACGGCAAAGAGAGAAAAAGTTTTGACCTCAGCATTGACGAGATGTATAGGGCGGAACCTGTTTACAGATCAATGCCCGGATGGAAGGTAGACCTTGTCGGCTGCAGCGAACTTAAAGCACTGCCGCAACAGGCTCGGGCATACATAAAATTTATTGAGGACTACACCGGCATACCGGTCATATGGATCGGAGTCGGGGCACAGTGGGGGAACGCCCTTCTCAGAAGAAACTAA
- a CDS encoding divergent polysaccharide deacetylase family protein produces MGRHYRSPRTSFAILAKMALLLFLAAALVLVLCRLYPEHIPAPIVRTADEVVRKTEKITAEIRGINKIKGGTETTSRDKVPAPAIRTGAPESVQTDKRPVLSLVVDDGGEQMKLTRKISKLSIPLTWAIMPYTKYAQATAKLAASEGIPYLLHLPMQAEADKNGGPYLIGRGMSSTKIREITAAALDTLPDTAGLSNHRGSLATADRNTMEPVIDELKARQLIFLDSRTSGKSVAYDVAKAAGVTALKNNGFLDGTADKNAIKAKFNEAVKYAVKRGHLIVICHFRPVTVLFLEELNANYRTLPVRLITIPEMAGILALHQEKGDAE; encoded by the coding sequence ATGGGACGTCATTACCGCAGTCCGCGCACATCGTTTGCCATACTTGCGAAAATGGCTTTGCTGCTGTTCCTTGCAGCTGCTCTCGTCTTAGTTTTGTGCCGCCTGTACCCGGAACATATCCCGGCTCCGATAGTAAGGACGGCAGACGAGGTAGTACGGAAGACAGAAAAAATCACAGCTGAAATCAGAGGGATCAATAAAATAAAGGGCGGGACAGAGACAACATCCAGAGACAAAGTGCCTGCGCCGGCAATCAGAACAGGCGCTCCGGAATCGGTACAAACCGATAAAAGGCCGGTTTTGTCTCTGGTCGTTGACGACGGCGGCGAGCAGATGAAACTGACGCGAAAGATTTCTAAACTCAGCATCCCGCTCACATGGGCGATCATGCCATATACAAAATATGCACAGGCGACTGCTAAACTGGCTGCTTCAGAGGGGATACCATACCTTCTGCATCTGCCGATGCAGGCTGAGGCAGATAAAAACGGCGGGCCATATCTCATCGGCCGTGGCATGAGCAGTACTAAAATACGCGAAATAACAGCGGCGGCGCTTGATACCCTGCCGGACACGGCAGGCTTAAGCAACCACAGAGGGTCGCTTGCTACGGCGGACAGAAACACTATGGAACCGGTCATTGATGAACTGAAGGCTCGTCAGCTCATATTCCTCGACAGCAGGACATCAGGCAAAAGTGTAGCGTATGATGTTGCTAAAGCTGCGGGTGTGACCGCACTCAAAAACAACGGCTTTCTTGACGGGACGGCAGATAAAAATGCTATCAAGGCAAAGTTCAACGAGGCGGTCAAATATGCCGTAAAAAGAGGACATCTGATCGTTATATGCCATTTCAGGCCGGTTACGGTGCTCTTTCTTGAGGAACTCAATGCAAATTACAGAACACTTCCCGTGCGCCTTATAACTATTCCCGAAATGGCGGGGATACTTGCTCTGCATCAGGAAAAGGGAGATGCCGAATGA
- a CDS encoding S41 family peptidase codes for MKVKKIKDLSIGIVIGLLIAAGIYLVPQAVGADWPKGLPFSPQQLSIIKQTKLALETYHVDGDKKGKIDDTKMYYGAMKGLVESVGDPFTRFVEPKALEEENLEMEGEYGGLGIYITSRDGRTIVIAPMEGTPADKAGLKPLDEIIKVGDKNVVGLNSDEVVKLLRGPSGKAVNIWVRRKNVDKILQFNMVREIIKIKTVRLEMIKNVAYIKINQFNFKTDQELTAAIKSANGKKAAGILLDLRNNPGGLLESCVDVTSQFINGGVVVGMKGRFDRANDIMYAKEGRANNLPLVVLVNEGSASAAEILAGAIKDHKRGTIVGMRTFGKGSVQSLFNLPDNSGIYITIARYTTPSGVIIDHKGLEPNIRMGGEPKKDKNADKQLQKGLSILKNEIGKKK; via the coding sequence GTGAAAGTGAAAAAAATTAAGGATCTGTCGATAGGGATAGTTATAGGGCTTCTAATAGCTGCAGGCATATATCTGGTTCCCCAGGCAGTAGGAGCAGACTGGCCTAAAGGGCTGCCGTTCTCTCCGCAGCAGCTTTCCATAATCAAACAGACAAAACTTGCGCTTGAAACATACCATGTCGATGGTGATAAAAAAGGCAAGATAGACGACACGAAAATGTATTACGGGGCAATGAAGGGGCTTGTTGAATCAGTAGGAGATCCCTTTACCCGTTTTGTGGAACCCAAGGCGCTGGAGGAAGAAAACCTCGAGATGGAGGGTGAATACGGCGGTCTTGGCATATACATCACGTCAAGAGACGGGAGGACAATAGTTATCGCTCCTATGGAAGGCACTCCGGCAGATAAGGCCGGGCTAAAGCCTCTTGATGAAATAATAAAAGTAGGCGACAAAAATGTCGTTGGCTTAAACAGTGATGAGGTCGTCAAGCTGCTTCGCGGGCCTTCCGGCAAAGCTGTCAATATTTGGGTGCGGCGTAAAAATGTCGATAAGATCCTCCAATTCAACATGGTCAGGGAAATCATCAAAATAAAGACAGTTCGTCTTGAGATGATAAAGAACGTAGCATATATAAAAATCAACCAGTTTAACTTCAAGACTGATCAGGAACTGACCGCAGCTATAAAGTCGGCAAACGGTAAAAAAGCGGCGGGCATACTTCTGGACCTCAGGAACAATCCCGGCGGACTGTTGGAATCATGTGTAGATGTCACATCACAGTTCATCAACGGAGGAGTTGTCGTAGGGATGAAGGGCCGCTTTGACAGGGCCAACGATATTATGTATGCAAAAGAAGGCAGGGCCAACAATCTTCCGCTTGTAGTGCTCGTCAATGAGGGTAGTGCCAGCGCAGCAGAGATACTTGCCGGCGCCATCAAAGACCATAAACGCGGTACGATCGTCGGAATGAGGACCTTCGGCAAGGGTTCTGTCCAGTCACTCTTCAACCTGCCGGATAATTCCGGGATCTACATCACAATAGCGCGCTACACGACTCCGTCAGGAGTTATAATCGACCATAAGGGGCTTGAGCCGAACATCAGGATGGGCGGTGAGCCAAAGAAGGATAAGAACGCCGACAAACAGCTGCAGAAAGGCCTTTCCATATTAAAAAATGAAATTGGGAAAAAGAAATAG